The following proteins come from a genomic window of Natrinema saccharevitans:
- a CDS encoding DUF5518 domain-containing protein produces the protein MVTTRTLLNAVIGAVVGVVLSFIPFSTVLGGLVAGFLEGPDGREGAIVGALAGAIAFLPIAGLGLLLFGLLGIGLAGGVPVEGFAVVSVVIVVAGFFALAYTVGPSLLGGYLGAYLAREYPDQHHRTRATIGYETESGGAPPTEGAPTRDREYDPDSREFDADRTADERDADRERDRDRF, from the coding sequence ATGGTCACCACTCGGACGCTTCTCAACGCCGTCATCGGTGCCGTCGTCGGTGTCGTCCTCTCGTTCATCCCGTTCTCGACCGTCCTCGGCGGCCTCGTCGCCGGCTTCCTCGAGGGGCCGGACGGCCGCGAGGGCGCGATCGTCGGTGCGTTGGCCGGCGCGATCGCGTTCCTGCCGATCGCGGGGCTGGGACTGCTCCTGTTCGGGCTCCTCGGAATCGGCCTCGCCGGCGGGGTTCCGGTCGAGGGGTTTGCGGTGGTCTCGGTCGTGATCGTCGTCGCCGGGTTCTTCGCGCTCGCCTACACGGTCGGGCCGTCCCTGCTCGGCGGCTACCTGGGGGCGTACCTCGCCCGCGAGTACCCCGACCAACACCACCGGACGCGGGCCACCATCGGCTACGAAACGGAGTCGGGTGGGGCTCCCCCCACCGAGGGCGCGCCGACGCGGGACCGCGAGTACGACCCCGACTCGAGGGAGTTCGACGCCGATCGCACCGCGGACGAACGCGACGCCGACCGCGAACGGGACCGCGACCGGTTCTGA
- a CDS encoding AI-2E family transporter has translation MTETATGGDRSTRTRRYVLAGVVVALGVVTGGILLEVLGTILFALTVAYVLMPVQGWLVRRGFSEWTAALAATVIGFVSATAVFAPIVATLYFRIEGVLEAVEALPRELSITAFGATQTFKAGEVQSMAVDSLSGVATTFALSLPVLAIKFALFLVLIFGILLKGDEAGRAAVAPIPHDYRDVVYALATRARETLYAIYVLQVATSLATFAVAYPLFWALGYEGALTLAIVAAVLQFVPIIGPSMLIAPIAIYQAVAGDLVAAALIGVLGLVLVGWLPDVAVRPRLARRSAGLPGSLYFVGFTGGLFTLGPIGVVVGPLLVAVFVEAVDLLADEVNTDATFSEIIEADLESDSEDTETTFEESNPRTVDD, from the coding sequence GTGACGGAGACCGCCACCGGCGGAGATCGCTCGACCCGAACGCGCCGCTACGTCCTCGCGGGGGTCGTCGTCGCGCTCGGGGTCGTGACCGGCGGGATCCTGCTCGAGGTGCTGGGAACGATCCTCTTCGCGCTGACGGTCGCCTACGTCCTCATGCCGGTCCAGGGCTGGCTCGTCAGGCGCGGGTTCTCGGAGTGGACGGCCGCGCTCGCGGCGACCGTGATCGGCTTCGTGAGTGCGACCGCCGTCTTCGCGCCGATCGTCGCGACGCTGTACTTTCGCATCGAGGGCGTCCTCGAGGCGGTCGAAGCCCTGCCGCGGGAGCTGTCGATCACGGCCTTCGGGGCGACCCAGACCTTCAAGGCCGGCGAGGTCCAATCGATGGCGGTCGACTCCCTGAGCGGCGTCGCGACCACCTTCGCGCTTTCCCTCCCGGTCCTCGCGATCAAGTTCGCGCTGTTTCTCGTCCTCATCTTCGGGATCCTGCTCAAAGGCGACGAGGCGGGCCGGGCCGCCGTCGCGCCGATCCCCCACGACTACCGCGACGTCGTCTACGCGCTCGCCACTCGGGCTCGAGAGACGCTGTACGCGATCTACGTCCTGCAGGTGGCGACCTCGCTCGCGACGTTCGCCGTCGCCTACCCGCTGTTCTGGGCGCTGGGGTACGAGGGCGCGCTGACGCTCGCGATCGTCGCCGCCGTGTTGCAGTTCGTCCCGATCATCGGCCCGAGCATGCTGATCGCGCCGATCGCGATCTACCAGGCCGTCGCCGGCGACCTCGTCGCGGCGGCCCTGATCGGCGTCCTCGGTCTCGTCCTCGTCGGCTGGCTCCCCGACGTCGCCGTCCGGCCGCGGCTGGCGCGTCGCTCCGCCGGCCTCCCCGGTAGCCTCTACTTCGTCGGCTTCACCGGCGGGCTCTTTACCCTCGGCCCGATCGGCGTCGTCGTCGGCCCGCTGCTGGTCGCCGTCTTCGTCGAGGCCGTCGACCTGCTGGCCGACGAGGTCAACACCGACGCCACGTTCAGCGAGATCATCGAAGCCGACCTCGAGTCCGATTCCGAGGACACCGAGACGACCTTCGAGGAGTCGAATCCGCGGACGGTCGACGATTGA
- a CDS encoding thiamine ABC transporter substrate-binding protein, protein MDRRTFIGTVGAGTVAGVAGCLTRDGGNGNGGSGDDGTLRIATYDSMVNGESPAGPWLKEAFEAEHDAEIEWKVPDQGLTQYVRSARENAEIDADAYVGVNVDDLVRIDDELGDGGLLRELEVDRLDNADRIRDELEMGDPHGRVLPYDTGYICLVYDETLVDEPETLADLTEPAYEDALLAQNAQNSDPGRAFLLWTIDAYGGGGYLDYWGDLEDNGVRVLDGWTESYSGAYMEGERAMVVSYSTDQVYANEYDYEMSRHQVAFPNGQGYANPEGMGILEGATDVDVAYDFFDFVLSSEPQAEIAQRNVQFPAVGDDHVDLDAEFDEYAHEPPEPVSFGYEALRGSLGGWVDDWAKEIVGQ, encoded by the coding sequence ATGGATCGACGGACGTTCATCGGAACGGTCGGTGCGGGGACGGTCGCCGGCGTCGCCGGCTGTCTGACTCGCGACGGCGGGAACGGCAACGGCGGGAGCGGTGACGACGGGACCCTACGGATCGCGACGTACGATTCGATGGTCAACGGCGAGAGCCCGGCCGGTCCGTGGCTCAAGGAGGCCTTCGAGGCGGAGCACGACGCCGAAATCGAGTGGAAGGTTCCCGACCAGGGGCTCACACAGTACGTGCGGAGCGCGCGGGAGAACGCGGAGATCGACGCCGACGCCTACGTCGGGGTCAACGTTGACGACCTCGTTCGAATCGACGACGAACTCGGCGACGGCGGGCTCCTGCGAGAGCTCGAGGTCGATCGGCTCGACAACGCCGATCGGATCCGCGACGAACTCGAGATGGGCGACCCCCACGGTCGCGTGCTGCCCTACGACACGGGCTACATCTGTCTCGTCTACGACGAGACGCTCGTCGACGAACCCGAGACGCTCGCGGACCTGACCGAGCCGGCCTACGAGGACGCGTTGCTGGCTCAGAACGCCCAGAACTCGGATCCGGGACGGGCGTTCCTGCTGTGGACGATCGACGCCTACGGCGGGGGTGGCTACCTCGACTACTGGGGCGACCTCGAGGACAACGGCGTTCGCGTCCTCGACGGCTGGACGGAGTCCTACAGCGGCGCGTACATGGAGGGCGAGCGGGCGATGGTCGTCTCCTACTCGACCGATCAGGTGTACGCGAACGAGTACGATTACGAGATGAGCCGCCATCAGGTCGCGTTCCCGAACGGACAGGGCTACGCCAACCCCGAGGGAATGGGGATCCTCGAGGGAGCGACCGACGTCGACGTCGCTTACGACTTCTTCGACTTCGTCCTCTCGAGCGAGCCCCAGGCCGAGATCGCCCAGCGCAACGTCCAGTTCCCGGCCGTCGGCGACGACCACGTCGACCTCGACGCGGAGTTCGACGAGTACGCCCACGAACCGCCGGAGCCGGTCTCGTTCGGCTACGAGGCGCTCCGGGGCAGTCTCGGCGGCTGGGTCGACGACTGGGCGAAGGAGATCGTCGGTCAGTAG
- a CDS encoding ABC transporter permease: MSDSDRRRLRDALRTRLERRALSLAALATAAVLAIMLYLPVGVVFLEAVLEAGRPTLAYFRAVLTDPFYFGALANVLAEPLAVRTHLEGVAGWLGAVSVSLTLVRPIPGLELPVPWLALETPGVRLGLFGFTAYQAALSTVASVALGLPAAYVLATYEFRGRRTLRSLTILPFVLPGIMVAVGFYAMFGRGGTLNGLLGLIGLGPYPFIEWNPLAIVIVAHAFYNAPLVARVTVAAWESVDRRAVETARSLGAGPRRAFRDVVVPQLLPAVLTGALLTFIFTFMTFPIVLALGGLQLATVEVWIYDRVRQLAYGEAATLAVLETLLSLGLTYAYLRYESAQSGLARSAGSTARRPLFPDLRTALSPRRLAIVGYGLVVLVVFVGPMASLIVGSVTDGSGLTGRHYAFLLERQLEGASYQTLPWVAIRNSLLFGVATLAVAVPMGVVISVVTARAGRAGAVVDALAMLPLAVSGVVFGIGLLRGLVFGVPLPGSWRFQVTGAVAIVAAHAVAAYPFVTRNVSPLLANLDPAMVESARALGASRYRALRDVELPLVASGIVAGAAFAFAISIGEFSSTVILAGSRDTYTMPVAVERYLGRRPGPAIAMGTVLLFVTAASFVVVDRVGGRFER; encoded by the coding sequence GTGTCCGATTCGGATCGCCGCCGGCTCCGGGACGCCCTCCGGACCCGGCTCGAGCGCCGCGCCCTCTCGCTGGCGGCGCTCGCGACGGCCGCGGTGCTTGCGATCATGCTCTACCTGCCGGTCGGGGTCGTCTTCCTCGAGGCCGTTCTCGAGGCCGGACGGCCGACGCTCGCTTACTTCCGCGCGGTCCTGACCGACCCGTTCTATTTCGGGGCGCTCGCGAACGTCCTCGCGGAGCCGCTCGCCGTCCGGACGCACCTCGAGGGCGTCGCCGGCTGGCTCGGGGCCGTCTCGGTGTCTCTCACGCTCGTCCGGCCGATTCCCGGCCTCGAGCTACCGGTGCCGTGGCTCGCCCTCGAGACGCCGGGGGTCCGGTTGGGACTGTTCGGCTTTACCGCCTATCAGGCGGCGCTGTCGACGGTGGCAAGCGTCGCGCTCGGGCTGCCCGCGGCCTACGTCCTGGCGACCTACGAGTTCCGGGGCCGGCGGACGCTGCGCTCGCTGACGATCCTGCCCTTCGTCCTGCCCGGGATCATGGTCGCGGTCGGCTTCTACGCGATGTTCGGCCGGGGCGGGACGCTCAACGGCCTGCTCGGACTGATCGGGCTCGGGCCGTACCCGTTCATCGAGTGGAACCCGTTGGCGATCGTGATCGTCGCCCACGCGTTCTACAACGCGCCGCTGGTGGCCCGCGTGACCGTCGCCGCCTGGGAGTCCGTCGACCGCCGGGCCGTCGAGACCGCTCGCAGCCTCGGCGCGGGCCCGCGGCGGGCGTTCCGCGACGTGGTCGTCCCGCAGCTGCTGCCGGCGGTCCTGACCGGCGCGTTGCTGACGTTCATCTTCACGTTCATGACCTTCCCCATCGTCCTCGCGCTGGGCGGGCTCCAGTTGGCGACCGTCGAGGTCTGGATCTACGACCGGGTGCGCCAGCTGGCCTACGGCGAGGCCGCGACGCTCGCCGTCCTCGAGACGCTGCTCTCGCTCGGGCTCACGTACGCCTATCTCCGATACGAGTCGGCCCAGTCGGGGCTGGCACGGTCGGCCGGTTCGACCGCGCGGCGGCCGCTCTTTCCCGACCTGCGGACGGCGCTGTCGCCGCGCCGACTGGCGATCGTCGGCTACGGACTCGTCGTGCTGGTGGTCTTCGTCGGACCGATGGCGAGCCTGATCGTCGGCAGCGTCACCGACGGGAGCGGGCTCACGGGTCGCCATTACGCGTTCCTGCTCGAGCGCCAGCTCGAGGGGGCCAGCTACCAGACGCTGCCGTGGGTCGCGATCAGAAACTCGCTGCTGTTCGGGGTCGCGACGCTCGCCGTCGCCGTACCGATGGGCGTCGTGATCTCGGTCGTGACCGCGCGGGCGGGCCGCGCGGGAGCCGTCGTCGACGCGCTGGCGATGTTGCCGCTGGCGGTCAGCGGCGTCGTCTTCGGGATCGGCCTGCTGCGGGGACTGGTCTTCGGCGTTCCGCTGCCCGGCAGCTGGCGGTTTCAGGTGACCGGCGCGGTCGCGATCGTCGCCGCCCACGCGGTCGCGGCCTACCCCTTCGTCACGCGCAACGTCTCGCCGCTGCTTGCGAACCTCGATCCGGCGATGGTCGAGTCCGCCCGCGCGCTGGGCGCCTCCCGCTACCGCGCGCTCCGGGACGTGGAACTGCCGCTGGTAGCCAGCGGGATCGTCGCCGGCGCGGCCTTCGCCTTCGCCATCTCGATCGGGGAGTTCTCTTCGACGGTGATTTTGGCGGGCAGCCGCGACACCTACACGATGCCGGTCGCCGTCGAGCGCTATCTGGGTCGCCGGCCCGGCCCCGCGATCGCCATGGGGACTGTCCTGCTGTTCGTCACGGCCGCCAGCTTCGTCGTCGTCGACCGCGTCGGCGGGAGGTTCGAGCGATGA
- a CDS encoding ABC transporter ATP-binding protein: MTELTLAGVAKRYDGTAALEGIDLTVRDGEFFTLVGPSGCGKTTTLRTIAGFESPTAGTVRFDGRAMDGVPPEARDVGVVFQSYALFPHMSVAENVGYGLRFREPPDGETVDERVRELLALVDLEGMGERDPEGLSGGQRQRVALARALAPAPDLLLLDEPMSALDARLRESLRRQVKRIQSELEITTVYVTHDQAEALAISDRVAVINGGRVEQVGRPQAIYREPATRFVAEFVGDNNVFEGAVRAREGERTRIDVGGETLAVSSEPVPPEANRVTVCVRPGALSRSAGTNRLPVAVETSEFLGETVRVHGRWNGTEMVLQLPEIPDDDELTVGFDPADAHVVAAD, encoded by the coding sequence ATGACCGAACTCACGCTGGCCGGCGTCGCCAAACGCTACGACGGGACCGCGGCGCTCGAGGGGATCGACCTGACGGTCCGGGACGGGGAGTTTTTCACCCTCGTCGGCCCCTCGGGCTGCGGGAAGACGACGACGCTGCGGACGATCGCCGGTTTCGAGTCGCCGACGGCGGGGACCGTCCGCTTCGACGGGCGGGCGATGGACGGCGTCCCGCCGGAGGCGCGAGACGTCGGCGTCGTCTTCCAGAGCTACGCCCTCTTTCCGCACATGAGCGTCGCCGAGAACGTCGGCTACGGGCTTCGGTTCCGGGAGCCGCCGGACGGGGAGACCGTCGACGAACGCGTCCGGGAACTGCTCGCGCTGGTCGACCTCGAGGGGATGGGCGAGCGCGATCCCGAGGGGCTGTCGGGCGGGCAGCGCCAGCGGGTGGCGCTGGCGCGGGCGCTCGCGCCGGCTCCCGACCTGCTCTTGCTCGACGAGCCGATGAGCGCGCTGGACGCACGGCTTCGAGAGTCGCTGCGCAGGCAGGTCAAACGGATCCAGTCGGAACTCGAGATCACGACCGTCTACGTCACCCACGATCAGGCCGAGGCGCTTGCGATCTCCGATCGAGTGGCGGTGATAAACGGCGGCCGGGTCGAGCAGGTCGGCCGGCCGCAGGCGATCTACCGCGAGCCCGCGACGCGGTTCGTCGCCGAGTTCGTCGGCGACAACAACGTCTTCGAGGGCGCGGTGCGGGCTCGAGAGGGCGAGCGAACGCGGATCGACGTCGGCGGCGAGACCCTCGCGGTGTCGTCGGAGCCGGTCCCGCCGGAAGCGAACCGAGTCACCGTCTGCGTGCGACCGGGCGCGCTCTCCAGAAGCGCCGGGACCAACCGGCTGCCGGTGGCCGTCGAGACCAGCGAGTTTCTCGGCGAGACGGTCCGGGTTCACGGCCGCTGGAACGGGACCGAGATGGTCCTCCAGCTACCCGAGATCCCCGACGATGACGAACTGACCGTCGGCTTCGACCCCGCGGACGCTCACGTCGTCGCGGCCGACTGA
- a CDS encoding SLC13 family permease, which produces MLVVFAIILLALVLFVTEWLPIDVTAILVMVLLMVLGTDGVANFTEISTAEGTSGFSNSATITVLAMLILSSGISQTGVVQIVGRKMSAFAGEDLDKQLLATIGVSGPISGFINNTPVVAILVPVVSDIAHKGKTSPSKLLIPLSYASMFGGMLTLIGTSTNILASDVSARLLDHPFSMFEFTQLGIVVLLVGSLYLMTVGHRLLPERVPVDEDYVTEYDIEEYLTEVIVDEGSPIVGSTVADAIDRVAFDADILQVVRDDEEFIEPIGQKTIRAGDTLRLRADRPTVQQLVERETLTIDGGPETDAELEPEEIPDRTLVEVVVPRGSFLVGESLETSTFRQRYDATVLAFRSRGETVRSDMDERRIRVGDTLLVQAAPDSIDRLSQNDDFIVAHEPDEPDYRTEKIPHATAIMAGVVGFVAVPWGAVGTALAGVTGVAALESMSALSLPIMVTALAGVVAMVASGVLKPTEIYDAVEWDVIFLLAGIIPLGIALEQTGGADLLGSLVASTGAYLPALGVLWVFYLATGLITGVISNNASVVLMLPVAVETASQIGANPFAFVLAVTFAASTAFLTPVGYQTNLFVYGPGGYKFVDFVRVGAPLQFLLSIVTVLGINFFWGL; this is translated from the coding sequence ATGCTCGTGGTGTTCGCGATCATCCTCCTCGCGCTGGTGCTTTTCGTGACGGAGTGGCTGCCGATCGACGTGACCGCCATCCTCGTGATGGTCCTGTTGATGGTACTCGGCACGGACGGGGTCGCGAACTTTACCGAAATCTCGACGGCGGAAGGGACCTCCGGGTTCTCGAACTCGGCGACGATCACCGTGCTGGCGATGCTCATTTTGAGTTCCGGAATTAGCCAGACCGGAGTCGTCCAGATCGTCGGCCGGAAGATGTCCGCGTTCGCCGGCGAGGACCTCGACAAACAGTTGCTCGCGACGATCGGCGTCAGCGGCCCCATCTCCGGCTTTATCAACAACACGCCGGTCGTCGCCATCCTCGTGCCCGTCGTCTCCGACATCGCGCACAAGGGCAAGACCTCGCCGTCGAAGCTGCTGATTCCGCTCTCGTACGCTTCGATGTTCGGCGGGATGCTCACGCTGATCGGTACCTCGACGAACATCCTCGCGAGCGACGTCTCCGCGCGCCTGCTCGATCACCCCTTCTCGATGTTCGAGTTCACCCAACTGGGGATCGTCGTCCTCCTCGTCGGCAGCCTCTATCTCATGACCGTCGGCCACCGGCTGCTCCCCGAGCGGGTCCCCGTCGACGAGGACTACGTCACGGAGTACGACATCGAGGAGTACCTGACCGAGGTGATCGTCGACGAGGGCTCGCCGATCGTCGGCTCGACCGTCGCCGACGCCATCGACCGCGTCGCGTTCGACGCCGACATCCTGCAGGTCGTCCGCGACGACGAAGAGTTCATCGAACCCATCGGCCAGAAGACGATCCGGGCCGGCGACACGCTCCGGCTCCGGGCCGACCGGCCGACCGTCCAGCAACTCGTCGAACGCGAGACGCTCACGATCGACGGCGGTCCGGAGACCGACGCCGAACTCGAGCCCGAGGAGATCCCCGACCGCACGCTGGTCGAGGTCGTCGTCCCCCGGGGCTCGTTCCTCGTGGGCGAGTCGCTCGAGACGTCGACGTTCCGCCAGCGCTACGACGCGACCGTGCTGGCCTTCCGCAGTCGCGGGGAGACGGTCCGCAGCGACATGGACGAACGCCGCATTCGGGTCGGCGACACGCTGTTGGTCCAGGCGGCACCCGACAGCATCGACCGGCTCTCGCAAAACGACGACTTCATCGTCGCCCACGAGCCGGACGAGCCCGATTACCGAACGGAGAAGATTCCCCACGCGACGGCGATCATGGCCGGCGTCGTCGGCTTCGTCGCCGTCCCGTGGGGGGCCGTCGGGACCGCGCTGGCCGGCGTGACCGGCGTCGCCGCCCTCGAGTCCATGTCGGCGCTCTCCTTGCCGATCATGGTCACAGCACTGGCCGGCGTCGTCGCGATGGTCGCATCGGGCGTCCTCAAGCCGACCGAGATCTACGACGCCGTCGAGTGGGACGTGATCTTCCTGCTTGCGGGCATCATCCCGCTGGGGATCGCCTTAGAGCAGACCGGCGGGGCCGACCTCTTGGGGTCGCTCGTCGCGTCGACCGGGGCCTACCTCCCTGCGCTCGGCGTCCTCTGGGTGTTCTACCTCGCGACGGGGCTCATCACGGGCGTGATCTCGAACAACGCCAGCGTCGTGTTGATGCTCCCGGTGGCCGTCGAGACCGCCTCTCAGATCGGCGCGAACCCCTTTGCTTTCGTCCTCGCAGTCACGTTCGCCGCCTCGACGGCGTTTCTCACGCCCGTCGGCTACCAGACGAACCTGTTCGTCTACGGCCCCGGCGGCTACAAGTTCGTGGACTTCGTCCGGGTCGGCGCGCCGCTGCAGTTCCTGCTCTCGATCGTCACCGTCCTCGGGATCAACTTCTTCTGGGGGCTGTAG
- a CDS encoding DUF7521 family protein: MNEYTLPIAIANTATVLTGGAIASLAYRAFRRTGSAALRAVAGGFGVIVVGSILGGGVHLLGDTMGLGIALQSSATALGFAILLYSLYAETGGITVTTELST, encoded by the coding sequence ATGAACGAGTACACGCTCCCCATCGCGATCGCGAACACGGCGACGGTACTGACCGGCGGCGCAATCGCGTCGCTCGCCTATCGGGCCTTCCGCCGGACCGGGTCGGCGGCGCTGCGTGCCGTCGCCGGCGGCTTCGGCGTCATCGTCGTCGGCTCGATCCTCGGCGGCGGCGTCCACCTCCTCGGCGACACGATGGGGCTGGGCATCGCCCTGCAGAGTTCGGCGACGGCGCTCGGGTTCGCGATCTTGCTCTACTCGCTGTACGCCGAAACGGGCGGCATTACCGTAACCACGGAGCTATCGACATGA
- a CDS encoding adenylyltransferase/cytidyltransferase family protein, with protein sequence MSDGPSGRPTRVVAQGTFDLLHPGHVHYLEAAADAGDELHVIVARAESVAHKPDPVLSGEQRRDAVAALEAVDHARLGHPEDFSVPIREIDPDIVVLGHDQHHDSDEIDGLLAAWGIDCRVERAGALEPTGKRLHSSSDIVDRVLEWWQGRDEQLPSLEAESDD encoded by the coding sequence ATGAGCGACGGACCGTCCGGCCGACCGACGCGAGTCGTCGCTCAGGGCACGTTCGATCTCCTGCATCCCGGCCACGTTCACTATCTGGAGGCGGCCGCGGACGCGGGCGACGAACTCCACGTCATCGTCGCCCGCGCGGAGAGTGTCGCACACAAACCCGACCCCGTGCTGTCGGGCGAGCAGCGTCGCGACGCCGTCGCCGCGCTCGAGGCGGTCGATCACGCCCGACTGGGTCATCCCGAGGATTTCTCGGTGCCGATCCGCGAGATCGACCCCGACATCGTCGTGCTGGGCCACGACCAGCACCACGACTCCGACGAGATCGACGGGCTGCTCGCGGCGTGGGGAATCGACTGTCGGGTCGAGCGGGCCGGCGCCCTCGAGCCGACGGGGAAGCGCCTGCACTCGAGCAGCGACATCGTCGACCGAGTTCTCGAGTGGTGGCAGGGACGGGACGAGCAGCTGCCGTCGCTCGAGGCCGAATCGGACGACTGA
- a CDS encoding ATP-dependent DNA helicase, which produces MTDWRTVFGHDEPYEPQVDGIETAIDTGRQGGYTVVEGACGTGKTMIALTAGIDLVRDPDTDYERVFVLTSVKQQLRQFEADLETINENLPADWNPVSGLTLVGKADVCPYNREKTAGFDDGNVYDRCETLRDRTRDLTGEGGDTTAGNLATRARSQQIGLADSGSRSKNTFLETAGEPTPYPPDLPEYGEGGPVGAETEYCPFYAQYLEDLPDDEDGSPAEAVPYDFTDAGMVTPGDLVARSVTHGTCPHSVMGAALGEAEVVVGNYYHAFDPRTVGSFTGALLDDSTFVVCDEAHMLEPRVRDLVSEGVADRTLRDAETELSRVIQPITFEREGRQAEGGSKTADADLVRGELEDSDVSFEELNRTLEFVQDLRAELDRRVTAYLDRNCRGWQSNLNDLEDAELPLRDPAAPAEDELTEWAREAGYGDADWVRAEAVGAVVQRVLNEAEDEDRTRAAPAVGRVLGEWYRRGHTDYFREIELERTWDDTEPPDSWRRAYNARLSLHNCVPSDAIGDRLGTFGGGVLMSATLEPIEAFTEVTGLQYLAREEDRPVVERRYGLHFPAENRESFAVAAPKYTYDNRGRPGEENPTRRSYANAVATVARLPGNVLVGMPSYAEAEWIAGRLEDRIDKPVLLDVASDDETTESLKDEFFAGEGKVLVTSLRGTLTEGVDYSGDRLAAAVVCGVPIVNTSSPRTKAVRRAYDDEFGDGFTYALTIPAVRKARQAIGRVIRSPEDVGVRVLLDERYARDSWDSVRPYLPDDNEFQPVSPDMLDVGLDRFQSRLSSQ; this is translated from the coding sequence ATGACCGACTGGCGGACGGTGTTCGGCCACGACGAGCCCTACGAGCCGCAGGTCGACGGTATCGAGACCGCCATCGACACCGGCCGGCAGGGCGGCTACACCGTCGTCGAAGGGGCCTGTGGGACCGGGAAGACGATGATCGCGCTCACTGCCGGGATCGATCTGGTTCGCGATCCCGACACCGACTACGAGCGCGTGTTCGTCCTCACGAGCGTCAAACAGCAACTGCGCCAGTTCGAAGCGGACCTCGAGACGATCAACGAGAACCTGCCGGCCGACTGGAACCCCGTCTCGGGACTGACCCTCGTCGGGAAGGCCGACGTCTGCCCGTACAACCGCGAGAAGACGGCGGGGTTCGACGACGGAAACGTCTACGACCGCTGTGAGACCCTGCGCGATCGCACCCGCGATCTCACCGGCGAGGGCGGCGACACGACCGCGGGGAACCTGGCGACCCGCGCCCGCAGCCAGCAGATCGGGTTGGCCGACAGCGGGAGTCGGTCGAAGAACACCTTCCTCGAGACCGCCGGTGAGCCGACGCCGTACCCGCCCGACCTGCCGGAGTACGGTGAGGGTGGCCCGGTCGGCGCCGAGACGGAGTATTGCCCGTTCTACGCGCAGTATCTGGAGGATCTACCCGACGACGAGGACGGCTCGCCCGCCGAAGCGGTTCCCTACGACTTCACCGACGCCGGGATGGTCACGCCCGGGGACCTCGTGGCCCGCTCGGTGACACACGGCACCTGCCCCCACTCCGTGATGGGGGCCGCCCTCGGCGAGGCCGAGGTCGTCGTCGGCAACTACTACCACGCCTTCGATCCCCGTACCGTCGGCTCCTTTACCGGCGCCCTGCTCGACGACTCGACGTTCGTCGTCTGCGACGAGGCCCACATGTTAGAGCCCCGGGTCCGCGACCTGGTCAGCGAGGGCGTCGCCGACCGCACGCTTCGAGACGCCGAGACCGAACTCTCGCGGGTCATCCAGCCGATCACGTTCGAACGCGAGGGCCGGCAGGCAGAGGGCGGCTCCAAGACCGCCGACGCCGACCTCGTCCGAGGGGAACTCGAGGACAGCGACGTCTCGTTCGAGGAACTCAACCGCACCCTCGAGTTCGTGCAGGACCTCCGGGCCGAACTCGATCGCCGGGTGACTGCGTATCTCGACCGCAACTGTCGGGGCTGGCAGTCGAACCTGAACGACCTCGAGGACGCGGAACTCCCCCTCCGGGACCCCGCAGCGCCCGCCGAGGACGAACTGACCGAGTGGGCCCGCGAGGCGGGCTACGGCGATGCCGACTGGGTCCGCGCCGAGGCCGTCGGTGCGGTCGTCCAGCGGGTCTTGAACGAGGCCGAAGACGAGGACCGGACCCGCGCTGCGCCCGCCGTCGGCCGGGTCCTCGGCGAGTGGTACCGCCGGGGCCACACCGATTACTTCCGGGAGATCGAACTCGAGCGCACCTGGGACGACACCGAGCCGCCCGACTCGTGGCGGCGGGCCTACAACGCCCGGCTCTCCTTGCACAACTGCGTGCCCAGCGACGCCATCGGGGACCGACTCGGGACCTTCGGCGGCGGCGTCCTGATGAGCGCGACCCTCGAGCCGATCGAGGCCTTCACCGAGGTCACGGGGCTGCAGTACCTCGCCCGCGAGGAGGACCGCCCGGTCGTCGAACGGCGGTACGGCCTGCACTTCCCCGCCGAGAACCGCGAGAGCTTCGCGGTCGCCGCGCCGAAGTACACCTACGATAACCGCGGCCGGCCGGGCGAGGAGAACCCGACTCGCCGATCCTACGCGAACGCCGTCGCGACGGTCGCTCGACTCCCCGGCAACGTCCTCGTCGGCATGCCCAGTTACGCCGAGGCCGAGTGGATCGCCGGCCGGCTCGAGGATCGGATCGACAAGCCGGTCCTGCTCGACGTCGCCAGCGACGACGAGACCACCGAGTCGCTCAAAGACGAGTTTTTCGCGGGCGAGGGGAAGGTACTGGTCACGAGCCTGCGGGGCACGCTGACGGAGGGCGTCGACTACAGCGGCGACCGACTCGCCGCCGCGGTCGTCTGTGGCGTCCCGATCGTCAACACCTCGAGCCCCCGAACGAAGGCGGTCCGACGCGCTTACGACGACGAGTTCGGCGACGGTTTTACTTACGCGCTCACGATCCCCGCGGTCCGGAAGGCTCGACAGGCCATCGGACGGGTCATCCGCAGCCCCGAAGACGTCGGCGTTCGCGTTCTGCTCGACGAACGGTACGCTCGGGACAGCTGGGACTCGGTCCGCCCGTATCTCCCCGACGACAACGAGTTCCAGCCCGTCAGTCCCGACATGCTCGACGTGGGACTCGATCGGTTCCAGTCGCGGCTCTCCTCGCAGTAA